The proteins below come from a single Burkholderia sp. PAMC 26561 genomic window:
- a CDS encoding response regulator — protein sequence MLSVSYSPKCALWTSRNVDADHEQWRILVVDDNAASAEGLAAALNADGCDTRFALSGVDALQAIDGWVPHVVVLDISMPEHDGFATARVLRRISPTRNAGIIAFTALGEDYVRSKGVHAGFDGYCQKGNAPGVLVKLIGQIVQVH from the coding sequence ATGCTTTCAGTTTCCTACTCCCCGAAATGCGCGCTGTGGACGAGCCGCAACGTCGACGCAGACCATGAGCAGTGGCGAATCCTGGTTGTCGATGACAACGCCGCGAGCGCCGAAGGTCTCGCTGCCGCGCTCAACGCAGACGGCTGCGACACTCGCTTTGCGCTGAGCGGTGTAGACGCGCTACAGGCAATCGATGGTTGGGTTCCACATGTCGTCGTGCTCGACATCAGCATGCCGGAGCACGACGGGTTCGCCACTGCCCGCGTTTTACGCCGAATCTCTCCCACCCGTAATGCGGGAATCATCGCTTTTACGGCGCTTGGGGAAGACTACGTGCGCTCGAAGGGCGTTCACGCAGGCTTCGATGGCTACTGCCAGAAAGGCAACGCGCCTGGCGTCCTGGTCAAGTTGATTGGTCAGATCGTGCAAGTTCACTGA
- a CDS encoding metallophosphoesterase family protein: MTLLLQISDPHFGTEQPPVVDALLRLADTHRPDLVVMSGDITQRARRAQFSAARAFVDQFGTTPFLVVPGNHDIPLYNVFARAMHPYANHRRVFGHDLEPVYESDALLVIGVNTTRPYRHKDGEVSVQQAERVARLLERAAPGQLRMVVTHQPVLAARANDVHNLLHGRQHAVQRWAKAGADLILGGHIHLPYVLPLHAAYKDLPRRMWAVQAGTSLSSRVRGAVPNSVNLIEYHDASGAGERRAVIERWDFNSERVSFEPVTRHELDFSTETLDDSLATLS; the protein is encoded by the coding sequence ATGACCCTGCTGTTGCAAATTTCTGATCCTCACTTCGGCACTGAACAACCGCCGGTCGTGGACGCATTGCTGCGTCTCGCCGACACCCATCGCCCGGATCTCGTGGTCATGTCCGGTGACATCACGCAGCGAGCACGGCGTGCGCAGTTCAGCGCGGCTCGCGCTTTCGTCGATCAGTTCGGCACGACGCCGTTCTTGGTCGTGCCCGGCAATCACGACATTCCGCTCTATAACGTTTTCGCCCGCGCGATGCATCCGTATGCAAATCATCGGCGGGTGTTCGGGCATGATCTCGAACCCGTGTACGAATCGGATGCGCTGCTCGTGATCGGCGTGAACACGACGCGTCCTTACCGTCATAAGGATGGCGAAGTTTCAGTGCAACAAGCCGAGCGTGTGGCGCGGTTGCTCGAGCGCGCGGCGCCCGGGCAACTGCGCATGGTCGTCACGCATCAGCCGGTTCTCGCCGCGCGTGCGAACGACGTGCATAACCTGTTGCACGGCCGCCAGCATGCGGTTCAGCGTTGGGCGAAGGCAGGTGCCGATCTGATCTTGGGCGGACATATTCATTTGCCGTACGTGCTGCCTTTGCATGCCGCCTACAAGGATCTGCCGCGGCGCATGTGGGCGGTGCAGGCAGGGACATCGCTGTCTTCGCGCGTTCGCGGAGCGGTGCCGAATTCGGTGAATCTGATTGAATACCACGATGCATCGGGTGCAGGCGAACGGCGCGCCGTCATCGAGCGATGGGACTTCAATAGCGAGCGTGTATCGTTTGAACCGGTCACGCGGCACGAACTCGATTTCAGCACCGAAACGCTCGACGATTCTCTCGCCACGCTTTCATGA
- a CDS encoding nuclear transport factor 2 family protein, with translation MESKPPFPPFNAETAKQKVRLAEDGWNSRDPKRVALAYSEDTRWRNRAEFVSGRAEAEAFLERKWARELDYRLIKELWAFTGSRIAVRFAYEWHDDSKNWFRSFGNENWEFNEAGLMTHRHASINDLPIKESERKYHWPLGRRPDDHPGLSDLGF, from the coding sequence ATGGAAAGCAAACCGCCGTTCCCCCCGTTCAATGCTGAAACCGCCAAGCAGAAGGTCCGTCTCGCTGAGGACGGATGGAATTCGCGCGATCCCAAGCGGGTTGCGCTGGCATATAGCGAAGACACCCGCTGGCGTAATCGTGCGGAGTTCGTGTCGGGCCGTGCTGAAGCCGAGGCATTTCTTGAGCGCAAATGGGCGCGTGAACTCGACTATCGGCTGATCAAGGAGTTGTGGGCATTCACCGGTTCGCGGATCGCGGTGCGTTTTGCCTACGAATGGCACGATGATTCGAAGAACTGGTTTCGCAGCTTCGGTAACGAAAACTGGGAATTCAACGAAGCGGGTCTGATGACGCATCGGCATGCGAGCATCAACGACTTGCCCATCAAGGAATCAGAGCGCAAATATCACTGGCCTCTGGGTCGTCGTCCCGACGATCATCCCGGCCTGAGCGACCTGGGCTTCTGA
- a CDS encoding CBS domain-containing protein, translating into MATVAQVLNSKPDHTIFTIADTASVYDAIVMMAEKHIGALIVTHGEAIVGIMTERDYARKVVLMDRVSRQTPVHEIMTSQVRFVRPEQTTDDCMALMTEKRMRHLPVIDGEKLVGMISIGDLVKNIMSEQELTIHQLEGYIRGEHM; encoded by the coding sequence ATGGCAACAGTCGCACAAGTTCTTAATTCGAAACCCGATCACACCATCTTCACGATTGCCGACACGGCTTCGGTCTACGACGCCATCGTCATGATGGCGGAAAAGCATATCGGCGCGCTGATCGTGACGCACGGCGAGGCCATTGTCGGGATCATGACCGAGCGCGATTACGCGCGCAAAGTGGTGCTGATGGACCGGGTTTCGCGGCAGACCCCGGTGCACGAAATCATGACTTCGCAAGTGCGTTTCGTGCGCCCGGAGCAGACCACGGACGACTGCATGGCGCTGATGACCGAAAAACGCATGCGCCATTTGCCGGTCATCGACGGCGAAAAACTCGTGGGGATGATTTCCATAGGCGACCTGGTGAAAAACATCATGTCCGAGCAGGAGCTCACCATCCACCAACTCGAAGGTTATATACGCGGCGAACATATGTAG
- a CDS encoding transporter, whose translation MTTALPYASDFSGLVCGFRFAEDAPGVHIDSDGALNWLAQCNTGQEAGDFVWLHFDLANGASERWMRTQLDLPDAFFETLRDGSHSTRIEHQEGSLLAVINDVMFNFDVTPSEIATLWVYTREKLLVTARLKPLRSIDTLREAVRGGEVFRSTVELLIHLLRDQADLLVQIVRRTSIDIDKVEDRFLSMRAPATRSELGASRRVLVRLQRLLAPEPGSIFRLLARPPRWLQTLDLQDLRDATEEFSLVLGDVAGLVERIKLLQEEIAARLDEQSNRTLFTLTLVTVLALPINIVAGIMGMNVGGIPLAENKHGFWLMVAIVATFTVLAGWWAFYRRRGR comes from the coding sequence ATGACCACCGCCCTGCCCTACGCCTCTGACTTTTCCGGCCTCGTGTGCGGCTTTCGTTTTGCCGAAGACGCGCCGGGCGTTCACATTGATTCAGACGGCGCGCTGAACTGGCTTGCGCAATGCAACACCGGCCAGGAAGCGGGCGATTTTGTCTGGCTGCATTTCGACCTGGCGAACGGCGCAAGCGAACGCTGGATGCGCACGCAGCTCGATTTGCCCGACGCCTTCTTTGAAACGTTGCGCGACGGCTCGCATTCCACGCGCATCGAACACCAGGAAGGCTCACTGCTCGCGGTGATCAACGACGTGATGTTCAATTTCGATGTAACGCCATCCGAGATCGCCACACTGTGGGTCTACACGCGCGAAAAGCTGCTGGTCACCGCGCGGCTGAAACCCTTGCGTTCCATCGATACCCTGCGCGAGGCCGTGCGCGGCGGCGAAGTCTTTCGCTCGACCGTCGAGCTGCTGATCCATTTGCTGCGCGATCAGGCCGACTTGCTGGTCCAGATCGTAAGGCGCACGAGTATCGACATCGATAAAGTCGAAGACCGGTTTCTCTCCATGCGCGCCCCCGCCACGCGCTCGGAACTGGGCGCATCGCGGCGAGTGCTGGTGCGCCTGCAGCGTCTGCTTGCGCCCGAGCCGGGATCGATCTTCCGGCTGCTTGCCCGTCCGCCGCGCTGGCTGCAGACGCTCGACCTGCAGGATCTGCGCGACGCCACCGAAGAGTTCTCCCTCGTTCTCGGCGATGTGGCCGGGCTTGTAGAACGCATCAAGCTCTTGCAGGAAGAAATCGCCGCGCGTCTGGACGAACAAAGCAACCGGACGCTGTTCACGCTGACGCTGGTCACGGTGCTGGCATTGCCGATCAACATCGTCGCCGGGATCATGGGCATGAACGTCGGCGGCATTCCGCTCGCCGAGAACAAGCATGGCTTCTGGCTGATGGTCGCGATCGTCGCGACGTTCACCGTGCTCGCGGGTTGGTGGGCGTTTTATCGAAGACGCGGGCGCTAG
- a CDS encoding DUF3331 domain-containing protein, producing MTALARSADPWQQTVRSLTATHASAAETAPRQRAVHPFLERLTRAWERDHPHVAAPPEQSERPFPEAVVRVIERPSSATAIVYWSDAATCHYGYQGWRVTTATTDGACALTGEVIHRGDAVYRPSQRDPKPQNASAMILAASMPQNENCDADLQDQHA from the coding sequence ATGACAGCGTTAGCCAGAAGCGCGGACCCGTGGCAACAGACGGTCCGCTCGTTGACAGCGACCCACGCAAGCGCGGCAGAAACTGCCCCGCGGCAACGGGCCGTCCATCCTTTTTTAGAGCGGCTCACGCGAGCGTGGGAGCGCGATCACCCGCACGTTGCGGCGCCACCGGAGCAATCCGAACGGCCGTTTCCCGAAGCCGTGGTGCGTGTCATCGAACGGCCGAGCAGCGCCACTGCGATTGTTTATTGGTCGGATGCGGCAACTTGCCATTACGGTTATCAGGGTTGGCGCGTCACCACCGCGACGACCGACGGTGCGTGCGCCCTGACCGGCGAAGTCATTCATCGGGGCGACGCGGTTTACCGGCCGTCGCAACGGGATCCGAAACCGCAAAACGCATCGGCGATGATTCTTGCGGCTTCCATGCCACAGAATGAGAACTGCGACGCCGATCTGCAGGATCAGCACGCCTGA
- a CDS encoding chemotaxis protein, which translates to MSSSQHDIEQRVRLAGNNMFELLLFRLGEAPGSEQRELYGINVFKVREILAMPEITVVAGANPEILGVADIRGQIIPVIDLAQVTGCRPKNGPKILLVTEFARTTQGFAVEEVDDIVRLEWNQVLSAESHSSGRTVTSFARLDGNVDGSRLAQVLDVEQILRDVLPSTTADEINESSTGRLVLKPGTKVLAADDSGVARSLIEQSLNAMGVSFIMTKSGQEAWNVLEDLQRKAESEGRLASDEIALVLTDLEMPEMDGFTLTRRIKANAGMQAIPVVIHSSLSGSANEEHVRKVGANAYVSKFAPAELATVMRNALKTGT; encoded by the coding sequence TTGAGCAGCTCACAACACGACATCGAACAGCGGGTTCGGCTCGCAGGCAACAACATGTTCGAGCTGCTCTTGTTCCGCCTGGGCGAAGCGCCCGGCTCGGAGCAGCGCGAGCTTTACGGCATCAATGTGTTCAAGGTGCGTGAGATTCTCGCGATGCCCGAGATCACCGTGGTCGCCGGCGCGAATCCCGAAATCCTCGGCGTTGCCGATATCCGCGGTCAGATCATTCCGGTCATCGATCTGGCGCAGGTGACGGGTTGCCGGCCGAAAAACGGTCCGAAGATCCTGCTCGTGACGGAATTCGCGCGTACCACGCAAGGTTTTGCCGTCGAAGAAGTCGACGATATCGTGCGGCTGGAGTGGAACCAGGTTCTATCGGCGGAATCGCATTCGAGCGGGCGGACCGTGACGAGCTTCGCGCGGCTCGACGGCAACGTGGACGGTTCGCGGCTCGCGCAAGTGCTCGACGTGGAGCAGATCCTGCGCGACGTCCTGCCGTCGACAACTGCAGACGAGATCAACGAGTCCAGCACGGGCCGCCTGGTCCTGAAGCCCGGCACGAAGGTTCTCGCCGCCGATGATTCCGGCGTCGCCCGCAGCCTGATCGAGCAGAGCCTGAACGCGATGGGCGTGTCGTTCATCATGACCAAGAGCGGCCAGGAAGCGTGGAATGTGCTGGAAGACCTGCAGCGCAAGGCCGAGTCGGAAGGACGGCTTGCATCGGATGAAATCGCGCTGGTGCTGACTGATCTGGAAATGCCGGAGATGGACGGCTTCACGCTCACACGCCGCATCAAGGCGAACGCCGGCATGCAGGCCATTCCGGTGGTAATCCATTCGTCGCTGTCGGGATCGGCGAACGAGGAACACGTGCGCAAAGTGGGCGCAAACGCGTATGTATCGAAGTTTGCGCCGGCCGAACTCGCGACCGTGATGCGCAACGCATTGAAGACCGGCACCTGA
- a CDS encoding TetR/AcrR family transcriptional regulator, whose product MNLLASTKDFAADLPPAERILVTAHNLFYRDGIRATGIDRVIAESGVAKKTFYRYYPAKNDLIVAFLDYRHRNWMAWFEDAVKRHGGDANALVPTLAEWFGSEVYRGCAFINAVVEVGGTLPEAVDISRRHKQDMADVIRTLLPPGSRTAKADARALAMAVDGAIIGAQFEDSPDATLKSLARVVKAIADPS is encoded by the coding sequence ATGAACCTACTTGCTTCCACCAAGGACTTCGCGGCGGACCTGCCGCCCGCCGAACGGATTCTCGTTACCGCGCACAATCTCTTCTACCGCGATGGCATACGTGCTACGGGAATCGATCGCGTGATCGCAGAATCGGGCGTCGCGAAGAAGACGTTTTATCGATACTATCCGGCGAAAAACGATCTGATCGTGGCGTTCCTGGATTACCGGCATCGTAACTGGATGGCGTGGTTCGAGGACGCCGTCAAACGCCACGGCGGCGATGCCAACGCGCTCGTGCCCACGCTCGCGGAATGGTTCGGGAGCGAGGTGTATCGCGGGTGCGCGTTCATCAACGCGGTGGTGGAAGTGGGCGGTACGCTGCCTGAAGCGGTCGATATCTCGCGGCGTCACAAACAGGATATGGCGGATGTCATCAGGACATTGCTGCCTCCCGGTTCCAGGACCGCCAAGGCGGATGCTCGCGCGTTGGCAATGGCCGTGGATGGCGCCATCATCGGTGCACAATTCGAGGATTCGCCTGACGCCACGCTGAAGTCGCTGGCTCGTGTGGTGAAGGCAATTGCAGATCCAAGTTGA
- a CDS encoding RcnB family protein produces MKKSLIATVVLFSTLGVASAAFAQGAPGGPGGPGHDDHGGQQQRPGGQPPQGMQGHGNGYQNQNQAQNHGPQGNPGGQHYDNNRPSPRADNGPGHGGPGGPGMRGDSPREWRRGDRLPNDYRDRQYVVDDYRGYGLRQPPRGYHWVGVGGDYVLAAIATGVIAQIVLSGGH; encoded by the coding sequence GTGAAGAAAAGTCTTATCGCTACGGTAGTTTTGTTTTCGACTCTGGGCGTGGCATCAGCGGCATTTGCGCAAGGCGCTCCGGGCGGTCCCGGCGGTCCCGGTCACGACGACCACGGCGGTCAGCAGCAGCGCCCGGGCGGTCAACCGCCGCAGGGTATGCAAGGTCACGGCAACGGCTATCAAAATCAGAATCAGGCGCAAAACCACGGTCCGCAGGGCAACCCCGGCGGCCAGCACTACGACAATAACCGTCCGTCTCCCCGCGCCGACAACGGCCCGGGACACGGTGGCCCCGGCGGCCCTGGCATGCGTGGCGACAGCCCGCGCGAATGGCGCCGTGGAGACCGGTTGCCCAATGATTACCGCGACCGTCAGTATGTGGTCGACGACTACCGCGGCTATGGCCTGCGACAGCCGCCACGCGGATACCACTGGGTTGGCGTTGGCGGCGACTATGTCCTCGCTGCGATCGCAACGGGCGTGATCGCTCAGATCGTGCTCAGCGGCGGACACTAA
- a CDS encoding diacylglycerol/lipid kinase family protein: protein MTPAELSPTPSEAAPQAHAPRTIAADAPFFIVMNAGSGRKQSDETRAALERMLGEAGRKFEIRLVDNPAELADTAAQAVRDAKAQNGVVVGAGGDGTLCAVAGAVLGSGCPFAVLPRGTFNYFSRDHGVPSDPAESIPLLLSARAHPVQVGFVNDRMFLVNASLGLYPKLLEDRELYKQQFGRSRLIALWSAAVTLLRRHRHLRLHIEHDGTMQEIRTSTLFVGNNRLQLEQIGMAEAPLLERGLLAAIAPRAVGRLAQIGITLRGATGRMSNADNVVSFAFKHITVTHPSKRRRLVKIATDGEVTWMNMPLDFRIAPEPLYLLKPEADVANANRS from the coding sequence ATGACGCCCGCCGAACTATCCCCAACGCCATCCGAAGCCGCTCCGCAGGCACACGCACCTCGAACGATCGCCGCTGATGCGCCGTTTTTCATCGTGATGAACGCGGGTTCGGGGCGCAAACAAAGCGATGAAACCCGCGCCGCGCTCGAACGGATGCTTGGCGAGGCGGGACGGAAGTTCGAGATCAGACTTGTCGACAACCCGGCAGAACTCGCCGATACCGCCGCCCAGGCGGTGCGCGACGCAAAGGCGCAAAACGGCGTGGTGGTCGGCGCGGGCGGCGACGGCACGCTGTGCGCCGTTGCGGGCGCCGTGCTGGGCAGCGGCTGTCCCTTCGCCGTCTTGCCGCGCGGCACCTTCAACTACTTCAGCCGCGACCACGGCGTTCCGTCCGATCCCGCCGAATCCATTCCGTTGCTGCTCAGTGCACGGGCGCATCCGGTGCAGGTCGGTTTCGTCAACGACCGCATGTTCCTGGTCAATGCGAGTCTTGGTCTCTATCCGAAATTGCTGGAGGATCGTGAGTTGTACAAGCAGCAGTTCGGGCGAAGCCGTCTGATCGCGCTCTGGTCGGCAGCCGTCACCCTGTTGCGCCGGCATCGGCATTTGCGTCTGCACATAGAGCACGATGGCACAATGCAGGAAATCCGGACTTCGACACTATTTGTCGGCAACAATCGCCTGCAGCTCGAACAAATCGGCATGGCCGAAGCGCCGCTGCTGGAACGCGGGTTGCTCGCCGCTATTGCACCGCGCGCCGTCGGGCGGCTTGCGCAAATTGGAATCACGCTGCGCGGCGCGACGGGCAGGATGAGCAACGCCGATAACGTTGTCAGCTTTGCGTTCAAGCACATCACGGTGACGCATCCGTCGAAGCGCCGCCGTCTCGTGAAGATCGCAACCGATGGCGAAGTGACCTGGATGAACATGCCGCTCGATTTCCGCATCGCCCCGGAGCCGCTGTATTTGCTGAAACCCGAGGCCGATGTCGCCAACGCCAATCGCTCATGA
- a CDS encoding UdgX family uracil-DNA binding protein (This protein belongs to the uracil DNA glycosylase superfamily, members of which act in excision repair of DNA. However, it belongs more specifically to UdgX branch, whose founding member was found to bind uracil in DNA (where it does not belong), without cleaving it, appears to promote DNA repair by a pathway involving RecA, rather than base excision.), which translates to MRTVVIDGEYAAWRAAALSALAEKLPPELIEWREISDHTASDPSLFDAEMPPGLPSDAPVLSISKTFATLLKEAASFRDSERWAFLYKLIWRWSQGDRAVESAADEDGVRLHKMAKSVRRAQHDMIAYVRFRKRDPALGAPEYVAWYEPDHDVLAWSADHFAQRMGRSSWMITTPHGAAMWSGTELRIERRPAIAADHLPENEDDAEKLWLTYYKSTFNPARLNETALHQHMPVRFWKGLPEGPLIPQMISEARSGAGKVAQASGVGALSLTSGKAIIMEAEKAQPARHATTSLDACRRCELWREATQAVQGEGPVQAAIMLVGEQPGDQEDLKGRPFVGPAGQLLDSAMQRSGLDRADVYMTNAVKHFKWEPRGKRRLHKTPAQREVDACSVWLEQELATVKPRVIVALGATALHSLVGKQATLGSHLDKTLPFNGGWLVTTYHPSFALRQQDEIARDRAVDVIVSALERAQMLASAAAPDATGLRSPGRSGRDDRRDDDPEASDICALIP; encoded by the coding sequence ATGCGGACGGTTGTCATCGATGGTGAATATGCTGCTTGGCGCGCGGCTGCGTTGTCGGCGCTCGCGGAGAAACTGCCGCCGGAATTGATCGAATGGCGGGAAATCAGCGACCACACGGCAAGCGACCCCTCTCTTTTCGACGCAGAAATGCCGCCCGGCCTGCCCTCCGATGCGCCCGTTCTCTCGATCTCCAAGACTTTTGCAACGCTGCTGAAAGAAGCGGCGTCATTCCGCGATTCCGAACGCTGGGCATTCCTCTACAAGCTGATCTGGCGATGGTCGCAAGGCGACCGCGCGGTGGAATCGGCCGCCGACGAAGACGGCGTGCGTCTGCACAAGATGGCCAAATCGGTACGGCGCGCGCAACACGACATGATCGCGTACGTGCGTTTCCGCAAACGCGACCCGGCCCTCGGCGCGCCGGAATATGTCGCGTGGTACGAACCCGATCACGATGTCCTCGCCTGGAGCGCCGATCACTTTGCCCAGCGCATGGGCCGTTCATCGTGGATGATCACCACGCCGCACGGCGCCGCCATGTGGAGCGGGACGGAACTGCGCATCGAGCGACGCCCCGCGATCGCGGCCGACCACCTTCCTGAAAACGAAGACGATGCCGAAAAACTCTGGCTGACTTACTACAAAAGCACCTTCAATCCGGCGCGCCTCAACGAAACCGCCTTGCATCAGCACATGCCCGTGCGGTTCTGGAAGGGCTTGCCGGAGGGCCCGTTGATTCCGCAAATGATCAGCGAGGCTCGCAGCGGCGCCGGAAAAGTGGCGCAGGCGAGCGGTGTCGGCGCGCTCAGCCTGACGAGCGGCAAGGCAATCATCATGGAAGCGGAAAAGGCCCAGCCTGCCCGCCATGCAACCACATCCCTCGATGCCTGCCGCCGCTGCGAGCTTTGGCGCGAAGCGACGCAAGCCGTGCAGGGCGAAGGTCCGGTACAGGCCGCGATCATGCTGGTCGGCGAGCAGCCAGGCGATCAGGAAGATCTGAAGGGGCGTCCGTTCGTCGGTCCCGCAGGACAACTGCTCGATTCGGCAATGCAACGCTCCGGCCTCGATCGCGCCGACGTGTACATGACCAACGCGGTCAAGCACTTCAAGTGGGAACCGCGCGGCAAGCGCCGGCTGCACAAGACGCCGGCACAGCGTGAAGTCGATGCCTGTTCTGTGTGGCTCGAGCAGGAACTCGCGACGGTGAAGCCACGCGTGATCGTCGCGCTGGGCGCAACCGCGCTGCACAGTCTTGTTGGGAAACAGGCCACGCTCGGCAGTCATCTGGATAAGACCTTGCCGTTCAACGGCGGATGGCTGGTCACCACCTATCACCCGTCGTTTGCACTTCGCCAGCAAGATGAAATTGCGCGCGATCGCGCCGTCGATGTGATCGTGTCGGCGCTGGAGCGCGCGCAAATGCTGGCTTCAGCCGCCGCGCCAGATGCTACCGGCCTCAGAAGCCCAGGTCGCTCAGGCCGGGATGATCGTCGGGACGACGACCCAGAGGCCAGTGATATTTGCGCTCTGATTCCTTGA
- a CDS encoding cupin domain-containing protein: protein MRDVLIEKFGLQPHPEGGFFRETFRGADKVFRQTSPQDGRSASTAIYYMLCDGAHSAWHRIKSDEVWHFYAGEPINIHVIDTAGHLHTHRLGNALTHADAVFQAVVPTGQWFAAELCDPATFALVGCTVAPGFEFSEFELADIAVLTKAHPQHADVIARLGPRA, encoded by the coding sequence ATGCGCGATGTGCTGATTGAAAAATTCGGGCTTCAGCCGCATCCCGAAGGAGGCTTTTTCCGCGAGACTTTTCGTGGTGCCGACAAGGTCTTTCGGCAGACCTCGCCGCAAGATGGACGCTCGGCGTCCACCGCGATCTACTACATGCTGTGCGACGGCGCGCATTCGGCGTGGCACCGGATCAAGTCTGACGAGGTCTGGCATTTCTACGCGGGCGAACCGATCAACATCCACGTAATCGATACCGCCGGCCACTTGCATACGCATCGACTCGGCAACGCATTGACGCATGCTGACGCCGTATTCCAGGCTGTTGTCCCGACAGGGCAATGGTTTGCCGCGGAGTTATGCGATCCGGCGACCTTCGCGCTGGTCGGCTGCACGGTCGCTCCGGGTTTTGAATTCAGCGAATTCGAACTCGCCGACATCGCGGTATTGACGAAAGCGCATCCGCAGCACGCGGATGTGATCGCCCGGTTAGGACCACGGGCCTGA
- a CDS encoding putative DNA modification/repair radical SAM protein, whose protein sequence is MELSEKLEILADAAKYDASCASSGAPKRSSRGLEGLGASTGAGICHSFTPDGRCVSLLKILLTNFCQYDCQYCVNRRSSNVPRARFTPQEVVDLTVDFYRRNYIDGLFLSSGIIRSSNYTMEQLVRVAQSLREDHQFRGYIHLKTIPDADPGLIEQAGLFADRLSVNIELPTDVSLQRLAPEKSGRTIKIAMSSIRVAQEESEAEPKAPRFAPAGQSTQMIVGADTTDDQTILATAETLYGSYKLKRVYYSAFSPIPDSPSAVPLQAPPLLREHRLYQADFLMRGYGFSASELLDGPGNLSLDIDPKLAWALGHRERFPVDLNKAALRMIARVPGIGMRNAKRIVDLRRSRKIRYDDLVRLRCSMDKVRPFVTTEDYKPPIRDVSSEHLRRALTAAPVQLSLL, encoded by the coding sequence ATGGAGTTGTCCGAAAAGCTGGAAATCCTCGCCGATGCCGCCAAGTACGACGCCTCTTGTGCAAGCAGCGGCGCACCGAAGCGGTCATCGCGTGGACTTGAAGGGCTCGGCGCCAGCACGGGCGCAGGCATTTGCCACAGTTTCACGCCTGACGGGCGTTGTGTGTCGTTGCTCAAGATTTTGCTGACCAACTTTTGTCAGTACGACTGTCAATATTGTGTGAACCGCCGTTCCAGCAATGTGCCGCGTGCACGGTTCACCCCGCAGGAAGTGGTTGACCTGACGGTCGACTTCTATCGGCGCAATTACATCGACGGGCTGTTTCTCAGCTCCGGAATCATCCGCTCGTCGAACTACACCATGGAACAACTGGTTCGTGTCGCACAGTCCTTGCGCGAGGACCATCAATTCCGCGGTTACATCCATCTGAAAACCATTCCCGACGCCGATCCCGGGTTGATCGAGCAAGCCGGACTGTTCGCGGACCGGCTGAGCGTGAACATCGAATTGCCGACAGATGTCAGCTTGCAACGGCTCGCGCCTGAAAAAAGCGGACGCACCATCAAGATCGCGATGAGTTCGATCCGCGTGGCGCAAGAGGAATCGGAGGCCGAACCGAAGGCGCCGCGCTTCGCGCCGGCCGGACAAAGCACGCAAATGATCGTGGGCGCCGATACCACCGACGACCAGACCATCCTCGCCACCGCCGAAACATTGTATGGGTCATACAAGTTGAAGCGCGTCTACTATTCGGCCTTCAGCCCGATTCCCGACAGTCCGTCCGCCGTGCCTTTGCAGGCCCCGCCGCTGTTGCGCGAGCATCGGCTGTATCAGGCGGATTTCCTGATGCGCGGCTATGGGTTCAGTGCGTCCGAATTGCTCGATGGCCCGGGCAATCTCTCGCTCGATATCGACCCGAAGCTCGCGTGGGCGCTCGGGCATCGCGAGCGCTTTCCCGTGGATCTGAACAAGGCGGCGTTGAGGATGATTGCGCGGGTGCCGGGCATCGGCATGAGAAACGCAAAACGCATTGTCGATTTGCGACGGTCCCGCAAGATTCGCTACGACGACCTCGTGCGCCTCAGGTGCAGCATGGACAAAGTACGGCCCTTCGTCACGACGGAGGACTACAAGCCGCCAATTCGCGATGTATCGTCCGAGCATCTGCGCCGCGCGCTCACCGCCGCGCCGGTTCAGCTCTCCCTTTTGTGA